The following are encoded in a window of Chthoniobacterales bacterium genomic DNA:
- a CDS encoding MG2 domain-containing protein, whose protein sequence is MPLVIEFERSVAPIGKIGQVVKAGIRMEPSAAGRWTWSGDATLRFEPRDDWPADRAYRVTLDRSVVAPQIRLTKYRYDWRTPAFTASVREIEFYQDPRDPTVKQVVATVDLSHRVEPDSVAAHAEIRMLGRGTNEGFDVSFDKFHRTAYLRTKPMRLPEREDFARLRLSPGIGTTQGGAVTRASADAKCRVPDIYSFFRIAEASTGVAWTADGRPEQILTLTTSCAARTPDLARALSLRLLPRRKPTPDDHRVTWNGPREVPPDVLAAARPIAIEALPSRDPQTKEHAFRFRVPEDGQLFVRVAAGVRAPGDYVLGEAYDNVLAAPQPRPSVVFEGEGAVLALSGERKLSVRSRGIPVIEYEIARVGASQINHLVSQTRGSFARPSFRNYAFDEENISRIATERQPIADASPFHENASAFDLGPHLALPADGGSERGLFFLRARGWDPVTRKPMPNVEEERRFLLVTDLGLIVKENADDSRDVFVASIRTGAPAAGVRVAILGKNGVPLAEADTDADGHVRFDSVVRDERDREPVAFVARSGEDIAFLPYDRSDRRLDFSRFDVGGEEVRSGAELAAFLFTERGVYRPADPIHVGYIVKRRDWAPLPAGLPLELEVIDARGRTVVRKRIAVPAGGLGEFECPTTPDSATGCYAVNLYLVRDGERDRLLASADPWVKEFLPDRLKIAASLNTPATAGWIAPGEVKALVSLQNLYGAAASGRRITAKLDLAPGGYSFAAYPGYRFDDPIRKRWTSDDLRSITLPDGTTDDAGAATVPLHLERFTPATYAMHLSIEGFEGGGGRSVGTQLDFLVSPLDRIVGCKVDGDPGYVPMGTKRSAHFLAVNRSLETVAIAGLRFRLVEEKYLSVLRRVANGNYA, encoded by the coding sequence TTGCCTCTCGTCATCGAATTCGAGCGCTCCGTCGCCCCCATCGGGAAGATTGGCCAGGTCGTGAAGGCCGGGATCCGGATGGAGCCATCGGCGGCGGGCCGGTGGACGTGGAGCGGCGACGCCACCCTTCGCTTCGAGCCTCGGGACGATTGGCCGGCCGATCGCGCCTATCGCGTGACGCTGGACCGCTCGGTCGTCGCCCCGCAGATCCGGCTCACGAAATATCGCTACGACTGGCGAACTCCGGCGTTCACGGCGTCCGTGCGCGAGATCGAGTTCTACCAGGACCCGCGGGATCCGACCGTGAAGCAGGTCGTGGCGACCGTGGACCTCAGCCATCGCGTCGAGCCGGATTCGGTCGCCGCGCACGCGGAGATTCGGATGCTTGGTCGGGGCACGAACGAGGGGTTCGACGTGAGTTTCGACAAGTTCCATCGCACCGCCTACCTGCGCACGAAGCCGATGCGGCTGCCGGAGAGGGAGGATTTCGCCAGGCTGCGACTCTCGCCGGGAATCGGGACGACGCAGGGCGGCGCGGTCACGCGGGCGTCGGCGGACGCCAAATGCCGCGTGCCGGACATCTACAGCTTCTTCCGGATCGCGGAAGCCTCGACGGGCGTTGCGTGGACCGCTGACGGCCGTCCCGAGCAGATCCTCACGCTCACCACGAGCTGCGCGGCGCGCACACCCGACCTGGCACGGGCGCTTTCCCTGCGGCTGCTTCCCCGGCGGAAACCGACGCCGGACGACCATCGCGTGACGTGGAATGGACCGCGCGAAGTGCCGCCCGACGTGCTGGCGGCAGCCCGGCCGATCGCGATCGAGGCATTGCCGTCGCGCGACCCTCAGACGAAGGAGCACGCGTTTCGGTTCCGGGTTCCGGAGGATGGCCAGCTCTTTGTCCGCGTCGCCGCAGGCGTGCGGGCGCCGGGTGACTACGTGCTCGGCGAAGCTTACGACAACGTGCTTGCCGCGCCCCAGCCGCGTCCCTCCGTCGTCTTCGAAGGGGAGGGCGCCGTGCTTGCGCTCAGCGGCGAGCGGAAGCTCTCGGTGCGCTCGCGCGGCATTCCGGTGATCGAATATGAGATCGCCCGGGTGGGCGCTTCGCAGATCAATCACCTCGTGAGCCAGACGCGCGGCAGCTTCGCGCGGCCGTCGTTTCGGAACTACGCCTTCGACGAGGAAAATATCTCCCGCATTGCCACGGAGCGGCAGCCGATTGCGGATGCGAGTCCGTTCCACGAGAACGCCTCGGCCTTCGATCTCGGACCGCACCTTGCACTGCCGGCTGACGGGGGCAGCGAGCGCGGCCTGTTCTTTCTGCGCGCCCGGGGCTGGGACCCCGTGACGAGGAAGCCGATGCCCAACGTCGAGGAGGAGCGGCGTTTTCTGCTCGTGACAGATCTCGGATTGATCGTGAAGGAGAACGCGGACGACAGTCGCGACGTCTTCGTGGCCTCGATCCGGACCGGCGCGCCGGCGGCCGGCGTGCGGGTGGCGATTCTCGGCAAGAACGGCGTGCCGCTCGCGGAGGCGGACACCGATGCCGATGGCCACGTGCGCTTCGATTCGGTGGTCCGGGATGAACGGGACCGCGAGCCGGTCGCCTTCGTCGCGCGGTCGGGGGAGGACATCGCATTCCTGCCCTACGATCGGAGCGACCGCCGGCTCGACTTCTCGCGCTTCGATGTCGGTGGCGAGGAGGTGCGCTCGGGAGCGGAGCTGGCGGCATTTCTCTTCACTGAACGCGGCGTCTATCGCCCGGCCGATCCGATTCACGTCGGCTACATCGTGAAGCGGCGGGACTGGGCGCCGCTGCCGGCCGGGCTGCCGCTCGAGCTCGAGGTGATCGACGCGCGCGGGCGCACGGTCGTCCGCAAGCGCATCGCGGTGCCGGCCGGTGGCCTCGGCGAATTCGAATGCCCGACCACGCCGGACTCGGCGACCGGCTGCTACGCGGTGAATCTCTACCTCGTGCGAGACGGGGAGCGGGATCGCCTGCTCGCGAGCGCGGACCCGTGGGTGAAGGAATTCCTGCCGGATCGCCTCAAGATCGCCGCGAGTCTGAATACTCCGGCAACGGCCGGCTGGATCGCGCCCGGTGAGGTGAAGGCGCTCGTCTCGCTGCAGAATCTCTACGGCGCTGCGGCCAGCGGCCGACGGATCACGGCGAAGCTCGATCTTGCGCCGGGCGGGTATTCGTTCGCGGCCTATCCCGGTTACCGTTTCGACGATCCGATCCGGAAACGCTGGACGTCCGACGATCTGCGGTCGATCACGCTGCCGGATGGGACGACGGACGACGCGGGCGCCGCCACGGTTCCGCTCCACCTCGAGCGGTTCACGCCCGCGACGTATGCGATGCATCTTTCGATCGAGGGCTTCGAGGGTGGCGGCGGTCGCAGCGTCGGCACGCAGCTGGACTTCCTCGTCTCGCCGCTGGATCGGATCGTCGGCTGCAAGGTCGATGGAGATCCCGGCTACGTGCCGATGGGAACGAAGCGATCCGCGCATTTTCTGGCGGTGAACCGTTCGCTCGAGACCGTGGCGATCGCGGGGCTGCGGTTCCGCCTCGTCGAGGAGAAATATCTCTCCGTGCTGAGGCGGGTGGCGAACGGGAACTACGCCTA
- a CDS encoding sigma-70 family RNA polymerase sigma factor, whose amino-acid sequence MKPDPFLATRRSLVERLANRSDQRTWQEFFDTYWKLIYSVARKSGLSDAEAQDVVQETIITVSKKIDTLRYDPSIGSFKGWLLHMTRWRIADQFRHREPAPAVPLARDDTRRTAPIDRVPDGFDIDATWDAEWRSHLLEAAMDRVRRRVDPKQFQIFDCYVVREWPAQKVASQLRVSIAQVYLARHRISTLVRREVEALEKGAR is encoded by the coding sequence GTGAAGCCCGATCCGTTTCTCGCGACGCGACGCAGCCTTGTCGAACGGCTCGCGAACCGGAGCGATCAGCGCACGTGGCAGGAGTTTTTCGACACTTACTGGAAGCTCATCTACAGTGTCGCGCGAAAGTCCGGGCTCTCCGATGCCGAGGCCCAGGACGTTGTCCAGGAAACCATCATCACCGTCTCCAAGAAGATCGACACGCTCCGTTACGACCCCTCCATCGGCTCCTTCAAGGGGTGGCTGCTGCACATGACCCGCTGGCGCATCGCGGACCAGTTTCGCCATCGCGAACCCGCTCCCGCCGTGCCGCTCGCCAGGGACGATACCCGGCGCACCGCTCCGATCGATCGCGTCCCCGACGGCTTCGACATCGACGCGACGTGGGATGCCGAGTGGCGCTCGCACCTGCTCGAGGCCGCGATGGACCGCGTGCGCCGCCGCGTGGATCCGAAACAGTTCCAGATCTTCGATTGCTACGTCGTGCGCGAATGGCCGGCGCAGAAGGTCGCCTCGCAGCTGCGCGTGAGCATCGCCCAAGTGTATCTGGCCCGCCACCGCATCTCGACCCTCGTTCGCCGCGAGGTCGAGGCCCTCGAAAAAGGCGCCCGATGA
- a CDS encoding bifunctional serine/threonine-protein kinase/formylglycine-generating enzyme family protein: MSTATPRPPSIPDHEVLRVIGRGSYGEIWLARTLTGRLRAIKVIDRANFDNDRSFQREFDGMSAFEPISRAHAGFINILHVGRGDGFFYYIMELADGVDGAQPIDIASYQPRTLKSEIDRRGRLPPAECIALGLSLTDALDRLHTHGLIHRDIKPANLIFVHGAPKLADIGLVTASGQHSFVGTEGYVPPEGQGTPQADIYSLGKVLYEITMGKDRLDFPEMATLIDEIPEKGHVQGLNDILLKACAAKPTRRYASARDMHADLLRLQGGRRPRTISPVPALVTIALLAAVALGIWGATRQVAAPPPVVVSTPTPVPAPTPPPALTGSLTVSSEPAGGKVTVVRDGKPVRTGTTPLSIHSLLAGEYEVRGELGFASVTETVRVEPGGQAAATLQFPTGNGAVKITSDPGGARVFEGDVEVLETPGVLEEVTPGSHRYRIQLDGYKEVTIETVVHPEEQVLLPARLEHDLGPEPGKPWLNSLGMPFIPVGDVRFCRWETRVKDYAAYCAATGRASTTPDFAQTEDDPVVLVNWQDAMDFCAWLTEKERRERRISDRQSYRLPTDEEWSLAVGLPAEGGTTPEKRDGRFHKVYPWGRDWPPPQGAGNYADQSLKGGIPGYMDGFPQTSPVGRFTPSATGLFDLGGNVWEWCLDGYKGGTDLHDWGVLRGGSYANPKRTEMESSYRNVVSREGRDVIYGFRCVLATE; this comes from the coding sequence ATGAGCACCGCGACGCCCCGCCCCCCCAGCATTCCCGACCACGAGGTGCTGCGCGTCATTGGCCGCGGCTCCTACGGCGAGATCTGGCTTGCCCGCACCCTCACCGGCCGGCTGCGCGCGATCAAGGTGATCGACCGGGCGAACTTCGACAACGACCGCTCGTTCCAGCGCGAGTTCGACGGCATGTCGGCCTTCGAGCCGATCTCGCGAGCTCACGCCGGCTTCATCAACATCCTGCACGTCGGCCGCGGCGACGGATTTTTCTACTACATCATGGAGCTGGCCGACGGCGTCGACGGCGCGCAGCCCATCGACATCGCCAGCTACCAGCCCCGCACCTTGAAAAGCGAGATCGATCGCCGTGGCCGCCTGCCGCCGGCGGAATGCATCGCCCTCGGCCTTTCGCTTACCGATGCGCTCGATCGCCTGCACACGCACGGCCTCATTCACCGCGACATCAAGCCGGCAAACCTCATCTTCGTGCACGGCGCCCCGAAGCTCGCCGACATCGGCCTCGTCACCGCGAGCGGCCAGCACTCCTTCGTCGGCACCGAGGGCTACGTGCCGCCCGAGGGCCAGGGCACGCCACAGGCCGATATCTACAGCCTCGGCAAGGTGCTCTACGAAATCACCATGGGAAAGGATCGTCTCGATTTTCCCGAGATGGCCACGCTCATCGATGAAATTCCCGAGAAAGGCCACGTCCAGGGATTGAACGACATCCTGCTGAAGGCCTGCGCCGCGAAACCCACTCGCCGCTACGCGAGCGCGCGCGACATGCACGCCGACCTGCTGCGCCTGCAGGGCGGACGCCGGCCCCGCACCATCTCGCCTGTCCCCGCCCTCGTCACGATCGCCCTCCTCGCCGCCGTCGCGCTCGGCATCTGGGGCGCCACCCGGCAGGTCGCCGCGCCGCCGCCCGTGGTCGTCTCGACGCCGACGCCGGTTCCGGCGCCAACCCCGCCTCCGGCTCTCACCGGCTCCCTGACAGTTTCGAGCGAACCCGCCGGCGGCAAGGTGACCGTGGTCCGCGACGGCAAGCCCGTGCGCACCGGCACGACGCCGCTCTCGATCCACAGCCTGCTTGCCGGCGAATACGAGGTTCGCGGCGAACTGGGATTCGCCAGCGTGACGGAGACCGTGCGGGTCGAGCCCGGCGGACAGGCCGCCGCGACGCTGCAATTTCCGACCGGCAACGGCGCCGTGAAAATCACCAGCGATCCCGGCGGTGCGCGCGTCTTCGAGGGCGACGTCGAGGTGCTCGAGACGCCCGGCGTGCTCGAGGAAGTCACGCCCGGCTCGCACCGTTACCGCATCCAGCTGGACGGCTACAAGGAGGTCACCATCGAGACGGTCGTCCACCCGGAGGAGCAGGTGCTGCTTCCCGCGCGGCTCGAGCACGATCTGGGGCCGGAGCCGGGAAAACCCTGGCTGAACAGTCTCGGCATGCCTTTCATCCCGGTGGGCGACGTGCGCTTCTGCCGCTGGGAGACGCGCGTGAAGGATTACGCCGCCTACTGCGCAGCGACGGGACGCGCCAGCACGACGCCCGATTTCGCGCAGACCGAGGACGACCCCGTCGTGCTCGTGAACTGGCAGGACGCGATGGATTTTTGCGCGTGGCTCACCGAAAAGGAACGCCGCGAGCGCCGGATCAGCGATCGCCAAAGCTACCGCCTGCCCACCGACGAGGAATGGAGCCTCGCCGTCGGCCTGCCCGCCGAGGGAGGCACCACCCCCGAGAAGCGCGACGGGCGCTTTCACAAGGTTTACCCGTGGGGACGCGACTGGCCGCCGCCGCAGGGCGCGGGCAACTACGCCGACCAATCACTGAAGGGCGGCATTCCCGGCTACATGGACGGCTTTCCGCAGACCTCTCCGGTCGGCCGCTTCACGCCCTCCGCCACGGGCCTCTTCGACCTCGGCGGCAACGTCTGGGAATGGTGCCTCGACGGCTACAAGGGCGGCACCGATTTGCACGACTGGGGCGTGCTGCGCGGCGGCTCCTACGCGAACCCGAAACGCACGGAGATGGAATCATCCTACCGCAACGTCGTCTCGCGCGAGGGCCGCGACGTCATCTACGGCTTTCGCTGCGTGCTCGCGACGGAGTAG
- a CDS encoding Hsp70 family protein, which produces MIVGIDLGTTNSLIGAMDAGFPILVADADGRRLTPSAVAITEAAEVVIGHDALALPGVVTSIKRLMGSSGRTHGRTPEEISALILTELKLKAEAALGAEVREAVITVPAYFNDAQRAATKRAGELAGLEVRRLLAEPTAAALAYGLDKLEEHSKVAVYDLGGGTFDISILELAGGVFQVLATHGDTRLGGDDLDAAIAEALGVSQAQAKAAKEAGEVANVGRICAPILERTRGLCLRALADSGLEPGDLDAVILVGGATRMPVVRELVAEIFGREPNLSQHPDEAVALGAVLQAGILEGSLNHVTLLDVTPLSLGIETFGGLMNVLIPRNTTIPVKKGEMFTNAVVGQTAMRITVLQGERELSKDNWKLGEFDVPFTPAPKGHARVGVQFEIDANGILHVLARDVATGVDTVVEMRSAVAVADEKVEEMIGASVEHAFEDMADRQFAEQKLKAEEMLPAIDMAFEKLGSELSPAERARIETLVGEVRAAIEKPNLQRLKKKIAELDDATQELATLLLESLMRE; this is translated from the coding sequence CATCGACCTTGGCACCACGAATTCCCTCATCGGCGCGATGGACGCCGGATTTCCCATCCTCGTCGCGGATGCGGATGGCCGCCGGCTCACGCCTTCCGCCGTGGCGATCACCGAGGCCGCCGAGGTCGTGATCGGCCACGATGCGCTGGCTCTGCCTGGCGTCGTGACCTCGATCAAGCGGCTGATGGGAAGCTCCGGGCGCACCCACGGCCGCACGCCGGAGGAGATTTCCGCGCTCATTCTGACTGAACTCAAACTCAAGGCCGAGGCCGCGCTCGGCGCCGAGGTGCGCGAGGCGGTGATCACCGTGCCAGCGTATTTCAACGACGCGCAGCGCGCGGCCACGAAGCGGGCCGGCGAACTGGCGGGCCTCGAGGTGCGGCGCCTGCTCGCGGAGCCGACGGCGGCCGCGCTGGCCTACGGGCTCGACAAACTCGAAGAGCACTCGAAGGTCGCGGTCTATGATCTCGGCGGCGGGACGTTCGATATCTCGATCCTCGAGCTGGCCGGCGGCGTGTTTCAGGTGCTCGCGACGCATGGCGACACCCGGCTCGGCGGCGACGACCTCGACGCGGCGATCGCGGAGGCGCTGGGTGTCTCGCAGGCGCAAGCGAAGGCGGCGAAAGAGGCCGGAGAAGTCGCGAATGTGGGGAGGATTTGCGCCCCGATCTTGGAGCGCACGCGCGGTCTTTGCCTGCGGGCGCTGGCGGATTCCGGACTCGAGCCCGGCGATCTCGACGCGGTCATCCTGGTGGGCGGGGCGACGCGCATGCCGGTCGTGCGCGAGCTCGTGGCCGAAATTTTTGGACGGGAGCCGAATCTCTCGCAGCATCCCGACGAGGCCGTCGCGCTCGGCGCGGTGCTCCAGGCGGGCATCCTCGAGGGGAGTCTGAATCACGTCACGCTGCTGGACGTCACCCCGCTTTCGCTCGGTATCGAGACCTTCGGCGGGCTGATGAATGTGCTGATCCCGCGCAACACGACGATCCCCGTGAAGAAGGGAGAGATGTTCACGAACGCCGTCGTCGGCCAGACGGCCATGCGGATCACCGTGCTGCAGGGGGAGCGTGAGCTGTCGAAGGACAACTGGAAGCTCGGTGAGTTCGACGTGCCGTTCACGCCCGCTCCGAAGGGCCATGCGCGCGTCGGCGTGCAGTTCGAGATCGATGCGAACGGCATTCTCCACGTGCTTGCGCGGGATGTTGCCACCGGCGTGGATACCGTGGTGGAGATGCGCAGCGCGGTCGCGGTGGCCGACGAGAAGGTCGAGGAGATGATCGGCGCCTCGGTCGAGCATGCCTTTGAAGACATGGCGGATCGCCAGTTTGCGGAGCAGAAGCTCAAGGCCGAGGAAATGCTGCCGGCGATCGACATGGCCTTCGAGAAGCTCGGTTCGGAGCTTTCACCGGCGGAACGCGCCCGCATCGAGACGCTCGTGGGGGAGGTGCGGGCGGCCATCGAGAAGCCAAATCTCCAGCGGCTGAAGAAGAAGATCGCCGAACTCGACGATGCGACGCAGGAGCTTGCGACGTTGCTGCTCGAGAGCCTGATGCGGGAGTGA